The following coding sequences are from one Thermostaphylospora chromogena window:
- a CDS encoding acyl-CoA synthetase: MHPGAIAALTPDKPAVIMAGSGRVVTYRELDEQSNRLAHLFRSVGLRPGDHIAFMLENHPLFLAVAWAAHRSGLYYTAISSRLQTEELAYIVNNCEAQVFISSAALARTAASVADTAPKVRLRLMLDGVVPGFDSYEQAVAAQPATPIPDECAGADMLYSSGTTGRPKGIKPPLDGALDRPSPLMRLVGALFKPTAESVYLSPAPLYHAAPLRYCLTFQRFGATVVVMERFDPEKALALIERYRVTHSQWVPTMFIKMLKLPEETRRKYDLSSHKYAVHAAAPCPVPAKEAMMEWWGPIIHEYYAGTEGNGFLYVGPEDWLSHKGTVGRPLSGSVHILDENGEEMPPGRHGTVYFAGGPTFEYHGDPEGTRAAQDPKGRGWTTLGDIGYLDEDGFLYLTDRRSYMIISGGVNIYPQEAENVLALHPKVADVAVFGVPDEEMGEQVKAVVEPLAPPGPELEAELIAYCRERLAHYKCPKSIDFRDELPRHPTGKLYKRLLREEYLARAARSDPARDHGV, translated from the coding sequence ATGCACCCCGGAGCGATCGCGGCGCTGACGCCGGACAAACCCGCGGTGATCATGGCGGGGTCCGGTCGGGTCGTCACCTACCGTGAGCTGGACGAACAGTCCAACCGCTTGGCGCACCTGTTCCGCTCCGTCGGGCTGCGGCCCGGCGACCACATCGCGTTCATGCTGGAGAACCATCCGCTCTTCCTGGCCGTCGCCTGGGCCGCGCACCGCTCGGGCCTGTACTACACGGCGATCAGCTCCCGTCTGCAGACGGAGGAGCTGGCCTACATCGTGAACAACTGCGAGGCGCAGGTCTTCATCTCCTCCGCCGCGCTGGCGCGGACCGCCGCCTCGGTCGCCGACACCGCCCCGAAGGTGCGGCTGCGGCTCATGCTGGACGGCGTCGTCCCCGGCTTCGACTCCTATGAGCAGGCCGTCGCCGCGCAGCCGGCCACGCCGATCCCCGACGAGTGCGCCGGCGCCGACATGCTCTACTCCTCCGGCACGACCGGCCGCCCCAAGGGGATCAAGCCCCCGCTCGACGGGGCGCTGGACCGTCCCAGCCCGCTGATGCGGCTCGTCGGGGCGCTGTTCAAACCCACGGCCGAGTCGGTGTACCTCTCACCCGCGCCGCTCTACCACGCCGCCCCGCTGCGCTACTGCCTCACCTTCCAGCGTTTCGGCGCGACCGTGGTGGTGATGGAGCGCTTCGACCCGGAGAAGGCGCTCGCGCTGATCGAACGGTACCGCGTGACGCACTCGCAGTGGGTGCCCACGATGTTCATCAAGATGCTGAAGCTGCCGGAGGAGACCCGCCGCAAGTACGACCTGTCCTCGCACAAGTACGCCGTGCACGCCGCCGCCCCCTGCCCGGTGCCCGCCAAGGAGGCGATGATGGAGTGGTGGGGGCCGATCATCCACGAGTACTACGCGGGCACGGAGGGGAACGGCTTCCTCTACGTCGGCCCTGAGGACTGGCTCTCCCACAAGGGCACCGTGGGCCGCCCCCTGTCCGGTTCCGTGCACATCCTCGATGAGAACGGAGAGGAGATGCCGCCGGGACGGCACGGCACGGTCTACTTCGCCGGCGGCCCCACCTTCGAGTACCACGGCGACCCGGAGGGGACGCGCGCGGCGCAGGACCCCAAGGGGCGCGGCTGGACCACCCTGGGCGACATCGGCTACCTGGACGAGGACGGCTTCCTCTACCTCACCGACCGCCGCTCCTACATGATCATCTCCGGCGGGGTGAACATCTACCCGCAGGAGGCGGAGAACGTCCTCGCCCTCCACCCCAAGGTGGCCGACGTGGCCGTCTTCGGCGTGCCGGACGAGGAGATGGGCGAGCAGGTCAAGGCCGTGGTGGAGCCGCTGGCACCGCCCGGCCCGGAGCTGGAGGCGGAGCTGATCGCCTACTGCCGGGAGCGCCTGGCCCACTACAAGTGCCCCAAGTCCATCGACTTCCGCGACGAACTGCCCCGCCACCCCACGGGCAAGCTCTACAAGCGCCTGCTGCGCGAGGAGTACCTCGCCCGCGCCGCACGGTCCGATCCAGCCCGCGACCACGGCGTATAA
- a CDS encoding S1C family serine protease: MSTSQETDLTAGRKADADQVDDARTIAPDATARKTPEAETGKTADDGRRGWTQFGPVPPVKGEFRAPKGGAPSPPATAPSGQAPPGGPGTANATGATDTASAGEKAGTGTAVFAAPPFAGATPPPPPPGSKPVDLGFVPENATPLGQSRSRRFGVKGVGRKALAGLALAAVAVGGGVAGALVTTALQDDRQAASPVFTPVSIDGTASVADVAAAVQPSVVSIDAGQTGGSGVILTEDGLILTNNHVVSSAGSGGQVTVKFSDGLTAPATVKGTDPSTDVAVLQAEGVSGLRKATLGDSDRIRVGDPVLAIGSPLGLEGSVTAGIVSALNRTLTVGGEERRLPPGWGGERQGGAPTTIGGAIQTDAAINPGNSGGALVNAAGQVIGINTAIATAGSQGNIGVGFAIPINTAKRIADQLAESGTATHAFLGVTVRDTTVQLNGRPTPGAEVGSVTGDGPAAQAGVTAGDVITKIGDRRIEGADDVVAAVRGFKPGDRVTITVVRDGKERTVTVTLGETRPGQ; encoded by the coding sequence ATGAGCACATCACAGGAGACGGACCTCACCGCAGGCCGGAAGGCGGACGCCGACCAGGTGGACGACGCGCGGACGATCGCCCCGGACGCGACCGCCCGGAAGACGCCGGAGGCCGAGACCGGGAAGACGGCGGACGACGGCCGTCGGGGGTGGACCCAGTTCGGCCCGGTGCCGCCGGTCAAAGGGGAGTTCCGTGCGCCCAAGGGCGGCGCGCCCTCCCCGCCGGCCACGGCGCCCTCCGGGCAGGCGCCACCGGGCGGGCCGGGCACCGCGAACGCGACCGGCGCCACCGACACGGCCTCCGCGGGCGAGAAGGCCGGGACGGGCACGGCCGTGTTCGCCGCGCCGCCGTTCGCCGGTGCGACACCACCGCCGCCCCCGCCGGGCAGCAAGCCCGTGGATCTGGGGTTCGTCCCTGAGAACGCCACCCCGTTGGGGCAGAGCCGGTCCAGGCGGTTCGGCGTGAAGGGTGTGGGACGCAAGGCGCTCGCCGGGCTGGCGCTCGCAGCGGTGGCCGTCGGCGGCGGGGTCGCGGGCGCGCTCGTGACGACGGCGCTCCAGGACGACCGGCAGGCGGCATCCCCCGTGTTCACTCCCGTCTCCATCGACGGCACCGCCTCGGTCGCCGACGTGGCGGCGGCCGTGCAGCCGTCGGTGGTGTCGATCGACGCGGGACAGACCGGCGGATCGGGTGTGATCCTCACCGAGGACGGACTGATCCTCACCAACAACCACGTCGTCTCCTCGGCGGGCTCCGGCGGGCAGGTCACCGTCAAGTTCAGCGACGGTCTCACCGCTCCCGCCACGGTGAAGGGCACCGACCCGAGCACCGACGTCGCCGTCCTGCAGGCCGAGGGCGTGTCCGGGCTGCGCAAGGCGACACTGGGCGACAGCGACCGGATCAGGGTCGGCGACCCGGTGCTGGCCATCGGCAGCCCACTGGGCCTGGAGGGATCGGTCACCGCCGGGATCGTCAGCGCCCTGAACCGCACGCTGACCGTCGGCGGCGAGGAGCGGAGGCTGCCCCCCGGCTGGGGCGGGGAACGACAGGGCGGGGCCCCGACCACGATCGGCGGCGCCATCCAGACCGACGCCGCGATCAACCCGGGGAACTCCGGCGGGGCGCTGGTCAACGCCGCCGGGCAGGTCATCGGCATCAACACCGCGATCGCCACGGCCGGCAGCCAGGGCAACATCGGCGTCGGCTTCGCCATCCCGATCAACACGGCCAAGCGGATCGCCGATCAGCTCGCCGAGTCCGGCACCGCCACCCACGCCTTCCTCGGCGTGACCGTCCGGGACACCACGGTCCAGCTGAACGGCAGGCCGACGCCGGGCGCGGAGGTCGGCTCGGTCACGGGCGACGGCCCGGCGGCCCAGGCGGGGGTCACCGCCGGCGACGTCATCACCAAGATCGGCGATCGGCGGATCGAAGGTGCCGACGACGTCGTCGCGGCGGTTCGAGGTTTCAAACCCGGCGACAGGGTCACGATCACTGTGGTGCGCGACGGGAAGGAGCGCACCGTCACCGTCACCCTGGGCGAGACGCGCCCGGGACAGTGA
- a CDS encoding ABC transporter permease: MALTLTHARYQLLELIRVPIAVVGSAFFPAAAMLFFVVPFAGDHPVGATMATASMTTFAVMSASLFNFGIGVAEDRAQPWDPYLRTLPAGPAPRFAGRILAGMAVMGVSIIPVLVIAVFLTEATTTPLGLLLGLFALVAGAIPFTLIGLTIGYALPSKAAIAVTQIVFFPMAVGGGLLTDPDNAPAFIEIVAPYLPSRGAVELVWAAVGDFSPDGLTMAMLAVWTAAAGAAAVWAYRRDEGARFS; this comes from the coding sequence ATGGCGCTCACGCTGACTCACGCCAGATATCAGCTGCTGGAGCTCATCCGGGTCCCGATCGCCGTCGTGGGGAGCGCGTTCTTCCCCGCGGCCGCCATGCTGTTCTTCGTCGTGCCGTTCGCCGGGGATCATCCGGTGGGGGCGACGATGGCGACCGCCTCGATGACGACGTTCGCCGTGATGTCCGCCTCCCTGTTCAACTTCGGCATCGGTGTCGCCGAGGACCGCGCCCAGCCGTGGGACCCCTATCTGCGCACGCTGCCCGCGGGCCCCGCACCGCGTTTCGCGGGGCGCATCCTCGCCGGCATGGCGGTCATGGGTGTGTCCATCATCCCCGTCCTGGTCATCGCCGTGTTCCTGACCGAGGCGACCACCACGCCGCTCGGCCTGTTGCTCGGCCTGTTCGCGCTGGTCGCCGGAGCGATCCCGTTCACGCTCATCGGACTGACGATCGGCTACGCGCTGCCGTCCAAGGCGGCCATCGCGGTCACGCAGATCGTGTTCTTCCCCATGGCGGTGGGCGGCGGTCTGCTCACCGATCCGGACAACGCCCCGGCCTTCATCGAGATCGTCGCGCCGTACCTGCCCAGCCGGGGCGCGGTCGAACTGGTGTGGGCCGCGGTGGGCGACTTCTCCCCCGACGGCCTGACGATGGCGATGCTGGCGGTGTGGACGGCCGCCGCGGGCGCCGCCGCCGTCTGGGCCTACCGGCGGGACGAGGGCGCCCGCTTCTCCTGA
- a CDS encoding ABC transporter ATP-binding protein, whose translation MTEQVLARAVEVTRCYGAVTALDGVSLDIREGELVGLLGPNGAGKSTLINLFVGLRRPTSGVVELFGGSPRDPAARRWIGVTPQDTGLPNQLRVVECLEFVASHFAAKTDLGALLERFGLSETARRQIGGLSGGQKRRLAVALAFAGDPRLVFLDEPTTGLDVEARRTLWDAIREFHAEGGTVVLTSHYLEEIEALARRVVVIGQGRVLADDSVDAVRGMVGVRRVSMTVAEPPELPGVLSMEREGDRLHLVTSDADALVRDLVRSGVAFSGLEVRQTSLEEAFLTITSRASLLP comes from the coding sequence ATGACAGAGCAGGTTCTCGCGCGAGCCGTCGAGGTCACCCGCTGCTACGGCGCTGTGACGGCACTGGACGGCGTCTCGCTGGACATCCGGGAAGGCGAGCTGGTGGGTCTGCTCGGGCCGAACGGCGCGGGCAAGTCCACGCTCATCAACCTCTTCGTCGGCCTGCGCCGCCCCACCTCGGGGGTGGTGGAGCTGTTCGGCGGCTCGCCGCGCGACCCGGCCGCGCGGCGGTGGATCGGCGTGACACCGCAGGACACCGGCCTGCCCAACCAGCTCCGGGTCGTCGAGTGCCTGGAGTTCGTCGCCTCCCACTTCGCCGCCAAGACCGACCTCGGGGCGCTGCTGGAGCGGTTCGGGCTGTCGGAGACGGCGCGGCGGCAGATCGGCGGCCTGTCCGGCGGGCAGAAGCGGCGGCTCGCGGTCGCGCTGGCGTTCGCCGGCGACCCGCGGCTGGTCTTCTTGGACGAGCCGACCACCGGCCTGGACGTCGAGGCCCGCCGCACACTGTGGGACGCGATCCGCGAGTTCCACGCCGAGGGCGGAACGGTGGTGCTGACCAGCCACTATCTGGAGGAGATCGAGGCGCTGGCCAGACGCGTGGTGGTGATCGGCCAGGGCAGGGTGCTGGCCGACGACTCGGTCGACGCGGTACGCGGCATGGTGGGGGTGCGGCGGGTGAGCATGACGGTCGCCGAACCGCCCGAGCTGCCCGGCGTGCTGAGCATGGAGCGCGAAGGCGACCGGCTGCACCTGGTCACCTCCGACGCGGACGCCTTGGTGCGCGACCTGGTCCGCTCCGGCGTGGCGTTCTCCGGTCTGGAGGTCCGGCAGACCTCTTTGGAGGAGGCGTTCCTGACGATCACCTCCCGCGCGTCCCTCCTGCCGTGA
- a CDS encoding transcriptional regulator: MNAAPELPELDPVIHAPARLRVVVTLNALEEGDQIAFPGLREMLGMTAGNLSVHLSKLEDAGYVEIVKTHKGRTPVTYVALTRRGRAAFEEYTVAIRKLLEAAETGKD, encoded by the coding sequence GTGAACGCAGCACCCGAACTGCCGGAACTCGACCCGGTCATCCACGCTCCGGCACGACTGCGCGTGGTCGTCACCCTCAACGCGCTGGAGGAGGGCGACCAGATCGCCTTCCCCGGGCTGCGGGAGATGCTCGGGATGACCGCGGGGAACCTGTCGGTGCACCTCAGCAAGCTGGAGGACGCCGGCTATGTGGAGATCGTGAAGACGCACAAGGGGCGTACGCCGGTGACCTACGTGGCGCTGACGCGCCGCGGCCGGGCCGCCTTCGAGGAGTACACGGTCGCCATCCGGAAACTGCTGGAGGCGGCGGAGACGGGAAAGGACTGA
- the cydC gene encoding thiol reductant ABC exporter subunit CydC, which produces MTHDTTRAAAPPASRLLPARGLLPGRRLTLAIVAGAAAELAGLGLTAASAWLITRAAEQPSLAALSVAIVAVRAFAVGKGVFRYGERLAGHDVALRAQAATRERLYESLIPARPLAHGGADLLSRMVDDTDAVQDLLVRCLLPALGALVTALAALGVGLAVLPPVVPVLLAGLLIVGVLLPAATAVASRRWSARIAPARAELAARAADLVHGAADLAAYGANAHALDAAMRADRDLVALQRRQARVHAASLAVGVLVQVLTVAAVVLLARGAGADTVATAVLALTSLVAFEPALPLAAAGERMAGITEALRRLREIRATPPAVTEPDRPAAVPAGPLTVEVENLVVRHGDRPPVLDGVDLTLTPGRRTAIVGPSGAGKSTLLAALMRLVDPASGRILLRGASGDAVDVRDLSPERVREHITGLTQDPYVFQATLRDNLRLAAPDADDETLARAVRRARLEDWVERVGWDAELGEDARTVSGGQLQRLALARALLYDPEVLILDEPAEALDEATADALMADLLDATRGRTTLLVTHRLRGLEQVDEIIVLEGGRVTQRGTHDELVAVPGYYRDLWHAEALVTP; this is translated from the coding sequence TTGACCCACGACACGACCCGCGCCGCTGCGCCGCCCGCCTCCCGTCTGCTGCCCGCGCGTGGGCTGCTGCCCGGCCGCCGGCTGACGCTCGCCATCGTCGCCGGCGCCGCCGCGGAGCTGGCCGGGCTGGGCCTCACCGCCGCCTCCGCCTGGCTGATCACGCGCGCCGCCGAGCAGCCGTCGCTGGCCGCGCTGAGCGTGGCGATCGTGGCGGTGCGCGCGTTCGCGGTCGGCAAGGGCGTGTTCCGGTACGGCGAGCGGCTGGCCGGACACGACGTGGCACTGCGCGCCCAGGCGGCCACCCGGGAGCGGCTGTATGAGTCGCTCATCCCCGCCCGGCCGCTCGCCCACGGCGGCGCCGACCTGCTCAGCCGCATGGTGGACGACACCGACGCGGTCCAGGACCTGCTGGTCCGCTGCCTGCTGCCGGCCTTGGGCGCGCTGGTCACCGCGCTGGCCGCGCTCGGCGTCGGCCTGGCCGTGCTGCCGCCCGTCGTGCCGGTGCTGCTGGCGGGGCTGCTGATCGTCGGGGTCCTGCTGCCCGCCGCCACCGCCGTCGCGTCGCGCCGCTGGTCGGCGCGGATCGCGCCCGCCCGCGCCGAGCTGGCCGCCCGCGCCGCCGACCTGGTGCACGGCGCCGCCGACCTGGCCGCCTACGGCGCGAACGCGCACGCGCTCGACGCCGCGATGCGGGCCGACCGCGACCTGGTCGCGCTGCAGCGGCGGCAGGCGCGTGTGCACGCGGCGTCGCTCGCCGTGGGCGTGCTGGTACAGGTGCTGACCGTGGCCGCGGTCGTGCTTCTCGCCCGCGGCGCGGGCGCCGACACGGTGGCCACCGCCGTGCTCGCCCTGACCTCCCTGGTCGCCTTCGAGCCCGCGCTGCCGCTGGCCGCCGCCGGGGAGCGGATGGCCGGAATCACCGAGGCGCTGCGGCGGCTGCGCGAGATCCGCGCCACGCCGCCCGCCGTCACCGAGCCCGACCGGCCCGCCGCCGTCCCCGCAGGACCGCTCACCGTCGAGGTGGAGAACCTCGTGGTGCGCCACGGCGACCGGCCTCCCGTGCTGGACGGCGTGGACCTCACCCTGACCCCGGGCAGACGGACGGCGATCGTCGGGCCGAGCGGCGCGGGCAAGAGCACCCTCCTGGCCGCACTGATGCGCCTGGTGGATCCGGCCTCCGGGCGGATCCTGCTGCGCGGCGCGTCCGGCGATGCCGTGGACGTCCGCGATCTCTCCCCCGAGCGGGTGCGCGAGCACATCACCGGCCTCACCCAGGACCCCTACGTCTTCCAGGCCACGCTGCGCGACAACCTCCGGCTCGCCGCCCCCGACGCCGACGATGAGACGCTGGCCCGGGCCGTGCGGCGGGCCAGGCTGGAGGACTGGGTGGAGCGCGTCGGCTGGGACGCCGAGCTGGGCGAGGACGCGCGGACCGTCTCCGGCGGGCAGCTGCAGCGCCTGGCGCTGGCTCGCGCGCTGCTGTACGACCCGGAGGTGCTGATCCTGGACGAGCCGGCGGAGGCGCTGGACGAGGCGACCGCCGACGCGCTCATGGCCGACCTGCTCGACGCCACGCGTGGCCGCACCACGCTCCTGGTCACCCACCGGCTGCGCGGGTTGGAGCAGGTCGACGAGATCATCGTCCTGGAGGGCGGCAGGGTGACCCAGCGGGGCACCCACGACGAGCTGGTCGCCGTTCCCGGCTACTACCGCGATCTGTGGCACGCCGAGGCGCTCGTCACCCCCTGA